One genomic region from Microcystis panniformis FACHB-1757 encodes:
- a CDS encoding PP2C family serine/threonine-protein phosphatase, with translation MWRTLCQSVVGSFHVQMGLPCQDYGAYKLLGQDVLIGAVADGAGSAKYSDLGAKITVKAALQFLEENFKKTALAATGTEAELKEIFRQLLAYVQQILQEEAEKEELDINDLATTLLVVLVTSKRLASMQIGDGFIVFKPLGGNYQLLFQPDKGEYINETTFVISSNALEEMQIKILTEPVAFICVATDGVEKVSIDYKNWQPFPPFFQPLEEYLQQTETPLQEDLKEFLEREDLSKLTTDDKTLLLAFCLETGFV, from the coding sequence ATGTGGAGAACATTATGTCAGTCAGTGGTCGGTAGTTTTCACGTCCAAATGGGATTACCCTGTCAAGATTACGGTGCTTATAAATTATTGGGTCAGGATGTTTTGATTGGAGCCGTGGCTGATGGGGCCGGTAGTGCCAAATATTCGGATTTAGGGGCGAAAATAACAGTTAAAGCAGCGCTGCAATTTTTAGAGGAAAATTTCAAAAAAACAGCATTAGCTGCCACTGGAACTGAAGCGGAATTAAAGGAAATATTCCGGCAACTGTTGGCTTATGTTCAGCAAATTCTCCAAGAAGAAGCCGAAAAAGAAGAGTTAGACATTAATGATCTAGCGACAACTTTACTGGTTGTTTTGGTTACTTCAAAACGGTTAGCATCGATGCAGATAGGAGACGGTTTTATTGTGTTCAAACCTCTGGGAGGAAATTATCAGTTATTGTTTCAGCCTGACAAGGGGGAATACATCAATGAAACCACTTTTGTTATTTCTAGTAATGCTTTGGAGGAGATGCAAATAAAAATTTTAACCGAGCCAGTTGCGTTTATTTGTGTGGCGACAGATGGAGTGGAAAAGGTATCGATCGATTATAAAAATTGGCAGCCTTTTCCGCCTTTTTTTCAGCCACTAGAAGAATATTTGCAACAGACAGAAACGCCATTGCAAGAAGACCTCAAAGAATTTTTAGAGCGGGAGGATTTAAGTAAGTTAACAACCGATGATAAAACCTTACTACTAGCTTTTTGTTTAGAAACCGGGTTTGTTTGA
- a CDS encoding vWA domain-containing protein, which yields MPIGVAEFVENQENRCPVVLLLDTSGSMQGEPIKALNDGIKTFQEDVMRDMQATLSVETAIVTFGNGGVKTVQDFVGIDQFTPPTLTAGDLTPMGEAIELALDLVEDRKAIYRNHGIQYYRPWIFLITDGAPTDQWNLAAQRVKQAEAENRVLFFSVGVQGADMEKLKQISNNPPVLLNGLDFRDLFQWLSNSMKRVSGGKIGEAIDLPPVNWGQITT from the coding sequence ATGCCGATTGGTGTGGCTGAATTTGTCGAAAACCAGGAAAATCGCTGTCCTGTGGTACTACTACTAGATACCTCTGGTTCAATGCAGGGAGAACCGATTAAGGCTCTCAATGATGGCATCAAAACCTTTCAGGAGGACGTGATGCGGGATATGCAAGCGACGTTGAGCGTAGAAACCGCCATTGTTACCTTTGGTAATGGTGGGGTTAAAACCGTGCAAGATTTTGTCGGAATTGACCAATTTACGCCACCTACTTTAACCGCAGGAGACTTAACTCCCATGGGAGAAGCGATTGAATTGGCCTTAGATTTAGTCGAAGATCGTAAAGCGATTTATAGAAATCATGGTATCCAATATTATCGCCCCTGGATATTTTTAATTACTGATGGTGCGCCTACGGATCAATGGAATCTGGCGGCGCAACGGGTAAAACAAGCAGAAGCAGAAAATCGGGTTTTATTTTTTTCTGTAGGTGTTCAGGGTGCTGATATGGAGAAGCTCAAACAGATTTCTAATAATCCCCCTGTGTTACTCAATGGTTTAGATTTTCGGGATTTATTTCAGTGGTTAAGTAACTCAATGAAACGAGTTTCTGGTGGTAAAATTGGAGAGGCGATCGATTTACCACCCGTGAATTGGGGACAAATTACCACCTAG
- a CDS encoding HepT-like ribonuclease domain-containing protein: MRDDSERLRDILEAIERLEKYARQGKTLFEQQELIQTWIVYHLQIIGEAARATSQEFKARYPEVPWRDASDLRNLTIHEYFRINLEIIWDIVKNDIPPLKGQIEAILQELI, from the coding sequence ATGAGAGATGATAGCGAACGCTTGCGGGATATTTTAGAAGCAATTGAGCGTTTAGAAAAGTATGCTCGACAGGGAAAAACCCTGTTTGAACAACAAGAATTAATTCAAACTTGGATTGTCTATCATTTACAAATTATTGGTGAAGCAGCTAGAGCAACTTCTCAAGAATTTAAAGCAAGATATCCCGAAGTTCCTTGGCGAGATGCCAGCGATCTAAGAAACTTAACTATTCATGAATATTTTCGTATCAATCTAGAGATTATTTGGGATATTGTTAAAAATGACATTCCTCCTCTAAAAGGACAAATCGAAGCTATTTTACAGGAATTGATTTGA
- a CDS encoding (2Fe-2S) ferredoxin domain-containing protein: MSYPQKRFVMVCQHSSCLVQGASELLLAWQTAALPEDVIVMTSGCQGQCSTSPTVRIIPEETWYCRVKPEDVNQIVEEHLKNGQPVERLLHPRIHAQWQ; encoded by the coding sequence ATGTCTTATCCCCAAAAGCGATTTGTGATGGTCTGTCAGCATTCTTCCTGTTTGGTACAGGGTGCGTCCGAGCTTCTTTTAGCTTGGCAAACGGCAGCTCTCCCAGAAGATGTCATCGTTATGACCAGTGGTTGTCAAGGACAGTGTAGCACTAGCCCCACGGTGAGGATTATTCCTGAAGAAACTTGGTACTGTCGTGTTAAACCAGAGGATGTCAATCAGATTGTCGAGGAACATTTAAAAAACGGTCAACCAGTCGAGCGTTTACTCCATCCACGCATTCACGCTCAATGGCAGTAA
- a CDS encoding NnrU family protein, which produces MAFASHWVMLGLLLGFAVAHSGLASLRMRGEAIIGARLYRVLFALVSIPLAVILVVYFFNHRYDGLLLWQVQGVTGVKTLVWVLSAISFFFLYPATFNLLEIAAIQKPQVHLYETGILRVTRHPQMVGQVIWCIAHTLWLGTSFTLLTSLGLIAHHLFAVWHGDRRLEDRYGEAFLKIKERTSVVPFLAIIDGRQSLKWQEFLRPAYLGVTGFILLLWWGHPWLMQATSKIYW; this is translated from the coding sequence GTGGCATTCGCTAGTCATTGGGTCATGTTAGGTTTATTACTGGGTTTTGCCGTCGCCCATAGCGGATTAGCCAGTTTACGAATGCGGGGAGAAGCTATCATCGGTGCGCGACTGTATCGGGTATTATTTGCCCTTGTGAGTATCCCTCTAGCCGTGATTTTAGTAGTTTATTTCTTCAATCATCGTTATGATGGTTTGCTTCTCTGGCAAGTACAGGGAGTAACCGGAGTTAAAACCCTAGTTTGGGTACTTTCGGCCATTTCTTTTTTCTTTCTCTATCCTGCCACCTTTAACCTGCTGGAGATCGCCGCTATCCAAAAACCCCAGGTTCATCTCTACGAAACCGGCATCCTGCGCGTTACCCGTCATCCCCAGATGGTAGGACAGGTGATCTGGTGTATTGCTCACACCCTCTGGTTAGGGACAAGCTTTACCCTATTAACTTCCCTGGGTTTAATTGCTCATCATCTTTTTGCCGTTTGGCATGGCGATCGCCGCTTAGAAGACCGTTACGGAGAGGCATTTTTAAAGATCAAAGAACGCACCTCGGTGGTCCCCTTTTTAGCGATTATCGATGGTCGGCAAAGCCTAAAATGGCAAGAATTCCTTCGTCCTGCCTATCTAGGAGTAACAGGGTTTATTCTACTCCTCTGGTGGGGGCATCCTTGGCTAATGCAAGCAACAAGTAAAATTTATTGGTGA
- a CDS encoding thioredoxin family protein: MMLSVNEKSFPKLVLESSRPVLVYFWAPWCGLCRLIQPTLFSWQNDCQDAIQLVGVNADDNFKLANSFRLRSLPTLILFDQGVPVHRLEEIHSREELQQTLRLIVKNQILRSA, from the coding sequence ATGATGCTATCTGTCAACGAAAAGAGCTTCCCTAAGCTAGTTTTAGAGTCTTCTCGTCCGGTCCTCGTGTATTTTTGGGCTCCTTGGTGTGGTTTGTGTCGTTTAATCCAACCCACCCTCTTTTCTTGGCAAAATGACTGTCAAGATGCGATTCAATTAGTCGGTGTCAATGCCGATGATAATTTTAAATTGGCTAATAGTTTTCGTCTGCGTAGTCTGCCTACTTTAATTCTCTTCGATCAAGGTGTTCCGGTTCACCGTCTGGAGGAAATTCACAGTCGCGAGGAATTACAACAAACCCTGCGACTAATAGTCAAAAATCAAATCCTGCGTTCAGCTTAA
- a CDS encoding BrnA antitoxin family protein — MTDENIDYSDIPPLGDEFFTQETVSFSTSKQQLTIQLDQDILEWLKAQGKGYETQINYILREVMEQQQQ; from the coding sequence ATGACGGATGAGAATATCGATTATTCTGATATTCCGCCATTAGGTGATGAATTCTTTACCCAAGAAACAGTATCTTTTTCGACATCAAAGCAGCAATTAACCATCCAACTAGATCAAGATATATTAGAATGGTTAAAAGCTCAAGGGAAAGGATATGAGACACAAATTAACTACATCTTGCGGGAAGTGATGGAACAGCAGCAGCAGTAA
- a CDS encoding BrnT family toxin codes for MKYEWDQDKSDANLEKHGLSFEDAPLVFGGKCVTFEDSRFVYGEIRYITLGKLKGRVVLIVHTPRSNKTRIISMRKANNREQKIYQKRLEEN; via the coding sequence ATGAAGTACGAATGGGATCAAGACAAGAGCGACGCTAACTTAGAGAAGCACGGACTGAGTTTTGAGGATGCACCGCTAGTTTTTGGTGGTAAATGTGTTACCTTCGAGGATAGCCGTTTCGTTTATGGTGAGATAAGATATATTACGCTTGGCAAATTGAAAGGTCGAGTTGTCTTAATCGTCCATACCCCTCGCTCTAATAAAACTCGTATAATCTCAATGAGAAAGGCAAACAATCGTGAGCAAAAAATCTATCAAAAGCGACTTGAAGAGAATTGA
- a CDS encoding nucleotidyltransferase family protein, giving the protein MKIDELLKNKREKIIAIAAKHGANNVRIFGSVARGEADEKSDIDLLIDYCSERRSPWFPLPLIRELEALLGCKVDIVTEQGLKDRIRERVLKEAIPL; this is encoded by the coding sequence ATGAAAATTGACGAATTACTCAAAAACAAACGAGAAAAAATTATTGCTATTGCGGCTAAACACGGCGCAAATAACGTGCGAATTTTTGGTTCTGTTGCACGGGGAGAAGCTGACGAAAAAAGCGATATTGATTTATTAATTGATTATTGTAGCGAACGTCGGAGTCCCTGGTTTCCCTTGCCGTTAATCCGAGAACTTGAAGCCTTGTTAGGCTGCAAAGTTGATATTGTTACCGAACAGGGACTTAAAGATAGAATCAGAGAGCGGGTACTTAAAGAAGCAATACCACTATGA